The following are from one region of the Accipiter gentilis unplaced genomic scaffold, bAccGen1.1, whole genome shotgun sequence genome:
- the LOC126036869 gene encoding olfactory receptor 10AG1-like, producing the protein MSQRKGLENHTVGSGFILLGFSGHSSLQGLCFAVFLVIYLVVLTGNSLIALITVVDSSLHSPMYFFLRNLSFLEVCYTSVTLPKMLVGFLMEDGRISFLGCAAQLYFLVLLGSIECLLLAAMAYDRYTAICDPLHYTLIMSRGLCIRLVVGSWIAVIPVQVGQTYQVFTLPFCASHDLHHFFCDVPPLLELACADTFWHQVMLYTIILVFAILPFSLIVISYIQIIRAILKIPSALGRHKTFSTCSSHLGVVMLFYGSATVTYLKRRSRDSVDADKYLALLYTIVTPTFNPLIYSLRNKEVRIALKRLLRTK; encoded by the coding sequence ATGTCCCAAAGAAAAGGCTTGGAGAATCACACTGTTGGATCTGGATTCATTCTTCTGGGATTTTCTGGCCACTCCAGCTTGCAGGGCCTGTGCTTCGCAGTATTCCTGGTCATCTACCTTGTGGTCCTCACAGGGAACAGCCTGATTGCTCTCATCACAGTGGTGGACTCaagcctccacagccccatgtattTCTTCCTGAGGAACTTGTCCTTCCTGGAGGTCTGCTACACGTCAGTCACTCTGCCAAAAATGCTGGTGGGTTTCCTGATGGAAGATGGCCGGATCTCCTTCCTTGGCTGTGCTGCCCAGCtgtatttcctggttttgttgGGCAGCATCGAATGCCTTCTCCTGGCTGCcatggcctacgaccgctacACAGCCATATGTGACCCCCTGCACTATACCCTCATCATGAGCAGGGGTCTCTGCATCAGACTGGTGGTGGGGTCATGGATAGCTGTCATTCCGGTGCAAGTCGGACAGACCTACCAGGTGTTCACTTTGCCCTTCTGTGCGTCCCATGACCTTCACCACTTTTTCTGTGATGTTCCCCCTCTGCTGGAACTGGCCTGTGCTGACACTTTCTGGCACCAAGTGATGCTGTACACCATCATCCTGGTATTTgccatccttcccttctccttaaTAGTTATTTCTTACATTCAAATTATCAGGGCAATTCTGAAAATACCTTCAGCTCTGGGCAGGCACAAAACCTTCTCCACCTGCTCTTCGCACCTCGGGGTGGTGATGCTCTTCTACGGCTCAGCCACAGTCACCTATTTAAAGCGACGGTCGAGGGATTCTGTAGATGCTGACAAATACCTGGCCCTGCTTTACACAATTGTGACCCCCACATTTAACCCTCTCATCTATAGCCTGAGGAATAAGGAAGTGAGGATTGCCTTGAAGAGACTCTTACGGACAAAGTGA